The Alkalihalobacillus sp. TS-13 genomic interval GAGATCTGGTCGCATTATAATAAGTTTCCACAACATCAAAGTACGTGGCTGGATATAATAAACGACCATATAAAAGGCGCCATCCTCCTCTAGTTAATGGCTTTTCCTCTGTATAATCATTGAGGAACTCGGAAATAACATCGCCTTTCGCTTGTTGGGTGACAAGATGACGTACATATTCTGCAACATCACGAACAGGATGATCCACAACCAGATTAAGAGGCAACTTCATGAATAGATTATCGTTTTGTTTTATCGGAACCCAGGACCCTGAATGGAATCGTTCATGGGTGATCGTATACGTCCCTTCTTCTTTTCCATTCCGATCATACTCATAATCGACAATATATTGAATCGCATTTTCCGTCAATCCTTCATAGTAAGGAAACGATTCGTAAAATAGAAGGTCGAACTCACTCGATGGTCCATTTTGACTGATTGAGTGGTAACTCTCTTTCAATTGATCAAGCCGGGATGTCCATAGCTCGACCCACTGGTTGTATCGGATCAGTTCTTCATTCATCACCGGAAACTTTTCGCCGGCCTTATGGAATTTTCCTAACTGTTGACCGATCGATCCACGTTCCGACCGTTCGAACTTCGGGAGTTCAAAGAGAATCATATCCTGGCCTTCGACTCTAGAAACCACTCTTCCCCTTTGGTTCGTCACCCAGGCAGGCAAATCCTTTTCTCCCTTTTGATTTAAATAATTCATGATGGTTTGCATATCCTGCAACATCAGGTAATTCCCATCCATCATCGGTACCAACACATAATAGCGATCATGTGCACGAAATCCCTCATATCCCCCAATACGAGTTCGATGATCGACATATAAATTATAGTGGTGATATATTTCGCGCTCTAACAAATGCTTTCACTCCCCTCCCATGTATAAATAGTTTATGAAACAGATGGGTGGAGTGTTTATCTTTTACTCGCAATTTTTGAATTTGTTCATAACATAACCTAAACACCATATACTAAGAAAACTTGGTAGA includes:
- the yutH gene encoding spore coat putative kinase YutH, with amino-acid sequence MLEREIYHHYNLYVDHRTRIGGYEGFRAHDRYYVLVPMMDGNYLMLQDMQTIMNYLNQKGEKDLPAWVTNQRGRVVSRVEGQDMILFELPKFERSERGSIGQQLGKFHKAGEKFPVMNEELIRYNQWVELWTSRLDQLKESYHSISQNGPSSEFDLLFYESFPYYEGLTENAIQYIVDYEYDRNGKEEGTYTITHERFHSGSWVPIKQNDNLFMKLPLNLVVDHPVRDVAEYVRHLVTQQAKGDVISEFLNDYTEEKPLTRGGWRLLYGRLLYPATYFDVVETYYNATRSHEREGLVNHLKYVLSLEENHESFMKNFFNISGLPRDIVQFEPVGWLSKS